In Melitaea cinxia chromosome 4, ilMelCinx1.1, whole genome shotgun sequence, a single genomic region encodes these proteins:
- the LOC123670303 gene encoding LOW QUALITY PROTEIN: odorant receptor 67c-like (The sequence of the model RefSeq protein was modified relative to this genomic sequence to represent the inferred CDS: substituted 1 base at 1 genomic stop codon) — MIRCVDLMEFVYSESTLFNVVTSTCTYICLTAFNTTTMXDLTLVVPFLQFFMMSLIQIYFLCYYGDMIIFSGTKVADAAYNSQWYRAETSIVKDLMIISARAWKPSKMTAFGFSDLNFKTFILLLSSSWSYFALLTSVYRD; from the exons atgatCAG GTGTGTAGATCTAATGGAATTTGTTTATTCAGAATCAACTCTGTTTAACGTCGTAACAAgtacatgtacatatatatgcCTTACTGCTTTTAATACCACG ACTATGTAAGATTTGACACTGGTAGTGCctttcttacaattttttatgaTGAGTCTTATTCAGATATATTTTCTATGTTATTATGgagatatgattattttttc gggTACGAAAGTAGCTGATGCAGCTTACAACAGTCAGTGGTACAGAGCTGAGACTTCAATTGTAAAGgatttaatgataatttctgcTAG AGCTTGGAAACCGTCTAAAATGACTGCATTTGGATTTTCCGACCTTAACTTCAAAACGT TCATATTACTATTAAGCTCTTCTTGGTCGTACTTCGCTTTATTGACTTCAGTTTACCGAGATTAG
- the LOC123670103 gene encoding TWiK family of potassium channels protein 9-like, translated as MCKGVKNVNWETETLMGSAAPVPNWERFIPRAALSHIGLFVALMLYTAGGGLVFRALEYPAEVAKQEYLRDRLLTERWNLIRVVSDYNMNGTEEVSLEKVLSDQLAVYEKVLEEASGNGIALEIERNFPPLEEKWSILQAVFFSSTVLTTIGYGNIVPETFWGRLFCIAYALIGIPLTLTVIADLGRVFATVVSVVAKHLPTMPKWCSRLSETNPAGQRSLYAFWAVCFLFVYLSAGAGLFKMWEDDWSFYDGFYFCFITMTTIGFGDLVPKRPKYMLLCTLYILIGLALTSTIIELVRRQYARSWQQLRALSGPLADTLRRLGDAGRGVDVSALHNDLRKVLTIVTMPKFSGRDALGEKSKLEWEAAVEAVIRDITSPVTSQPKPPIVQIVIYESSV; from the exons ATGTGCAAGGGAGTGAAGAATGTAAACTGGGAGACTGAAACCTTGATGGGATCAGCAGCGCCCGTACCTAATTGGGAACGATTTATACCAAGAGCAGCTCTGTCACATATTGGGCTATTTGTAGCCCTCATGTTGTATACTGCTGGAGGTGGATTG gTGTTTCGGGCGCTTGAATATCCAGCCGAAGTGGCGAAGCAAGAATATCTTAGAGATCGTCTCCTGACTGAACGATGGAATCTTATAAGAGTAGTATCTGATTACAATATGAATGGAACTGAAGAAGTTAGCTTAGAAAAAGTTTTAAGTGATCAATTAGCTGTCTATGAAAAG GTTTTGGAAGAAGCATCTGGAAATGGTATCGCGCTAGAAATAGAAAGAAATTTTCCTCCTTTGGAAGAAAAATGGAGTATATTGCAAGCTGTGTTCTTTTCCTCGACTGTGCTCACCACAATAG GATACGGCAACATAGTGCCAGAAACATTCTGGGGAAGATTGTTTTGTATTGCTTACGCACTCATCGGGATTCCACTAACTCTGACTGTGATCGCTGATCTCGGAAGAGTATTCGCAACGGTCGTGTCCGTTGTGGCCAAACATTTACCAACGATGCCAA AGTGGTGTAGTCGACTATCGGAAACTAATCCGGCGGGTCAGAGATCTTTGTACGCTTTTTGGGCTGTCTGTTTCCTATTCGTCTACTTATCAGCCGGAGCAGGACTGTTTAAAATGTGGGAAGATGATTGGAGTTTCTACGATGGATTCTATTTCTGTTTCATAACGATGACTACTATTGGATTTGGTGATCTAGTTCCGA AAAGACCAAAGTACATGTTACTTTGTacgttatatattttgataggcTTGGCACTCACGTCGACAATTATTGAACTAGTTAGGAGACAGTACGCTAGGTCGTGGCAACAACTGCGAGCTCTATCTGGTCCCTTGGCAGACACATTAAGAAGACTTGGCGACGCCGGGCGGGGAGTCGACGTGTCTGCGCTCCATAACGATCTCAGAAAGGTCTTAACTATC gTCACAATGCCCAAATTTAGCGGACGTGATGCTCTAGGTGAGAAAAGCAAACTGGAGTGGGAGGCGGCCGTGGAGGCGGTAATCAGAGATATCACTAGCCCTGTTACGAGTCAACCGAAACCACCCATAGTCCAAATTGTTATATATGAATCATCAGTCTAA
- the LOC123670105 gene encoding cAMP-dependent protein kinase catalytic subunit 1-like, translated as MAKSSYSRQNHQDHRRYLDMLKCEFVKRYEDPSPSEKMPMDYDSIKAIGSGAYGEVFLVRDKSTFAYHAMKVVSKGIVVERKHVKHLILEKKILQAVQFPFVLSLDEAFKDNLYLYFVLPYVAGGELFTYIQKYGSLSHYLSKFYASQVTLALEYLHYCDIVHRDIKPENILIDINGYIKVCDFGFCKILKKKTWTLCGTPEYLAPEVIMSKGYSFPVDWWALGVLIFEMGAGYPPFFSSDPSKLYEKILEGHFKCPDNFNPDCKHLIKSLLQVDPTKRLGSLKSGIYDIKAHPWFNDICWQSILHQRVQAPFVPICPSPGDTSNFPEIEQTKLKKSSQCLYENEFEDF; from the coding sequence atggCAAAATCTTCATACAGTCGCCAGAATCACCAGGATCATCGTCGTTATTTAGATATGTTGAAATGTGAATTTGTAAAGAGGTACGAAGATCCATCTCCTTCTGAAAAAATGCCGATGGATTATGATAGCATAAAAGCTATCGGCAGTGGTGCTTATGGAGAAGTATTTTTAGTCAGAGATAAAAGCACATTCGCGTATCATGCTATGAAAGTTGTATCAAAAGGGATTGTCGTTGAAAGGAAACATGTAAAACacttaatattagaaaaaaaaattctccaAGCCGTCCAGTTTCCTTTTGTTCTCTCTTTAGACGAGGCTTTCAAAGATAACTTGTATCTTTACTTTGTACTCCCATATGTAGCTGGGGGAGAACTATTTacgtatatacaaaaatatggtAGTTTATCACATTACCTATCTAAATTTTATGCAAGTCAAGTAACACTAGCGTTAGAATATTTACATTACTGTGATATTGTACATAGGGATATCAAGcctgaaaatattttgattgacATAAATGGGTATATAAAAGTATGTGATTTTGGTTTTTGTAAAATACTCAAGAAAAAAACGTGGACCTTATGTGGCACACCGGAATATTTAGCGCCCGAAGTGATTATGTCAAAAGGTTACTCCTTTCCTGTAGATTGGTGGGCTTTAGGAGTGCTAATATTTGAAATGGGTGCTGGTTATCCTCCTTTCTTTTCTTCAGATCCGAGCAAGTTATACGAAAAAATTTTAGAAGGTCATTTCAAGTGTCCAGATAATTTTAACCCCGATTGTAAGCATTTGATTAAGAGTTTATTGCAAGTTGATCCGACGAAGCGTCTAGGTTCTTTAAAGAGTGGTATCTACGATATTAAAGCTCATCCATGGTTTAATGATATTTGTTGGCAATCTATACTGCATCAAAGGGTACAGGCACCTTTTGTTCCTATATGTCCTTCCCCAGGTGATACGAGCAATTTTCCAGAAATCGAACAGACGAAACTGAAAAAGAGTTCCCAGTGTCTTTATGAAAACGAATTTGAAGATTTTTAA
- the LOC123670104 gene encoding cAMP-dependent protein kinase catalytic subunit alpha-like translates to MADDAKRYISSPYLGGYSIAKQEQYSKYLKKLHQDFIDSWNEKPQTHSKLEDFDTQKILGTGAFGVVYLTKHLGTGKFYAMKMLEKEKIVKLKQIEHSYYEKKILCGLNFPFCVYMKYFFKDNVYLYYILPYVAGGEMFSHLRKLGKFEETSSRFYGAQVILALEYLHACELVYRDLKPENILIERTGYIKLTDFGFCKLVRGRTWTLCGTPEYLAPEIILSKGYGMSVDWWSLGVLLFEMSAGHPPFYASDPMRIYEKIVAGKYRCPSHFSPELKDLVSRILQIDITRRLGNLKSGALDFKNHKWFREIEWDNLLNCRFPAPFIPKIRSPGDSSYFENYDEEKIKESPVCLYEEEFADF, encoded by the coding sequence ATGGCTGATGATGCCAAACGGTATATTAGCTCACCTTACCTTGGGGGCTATTCTATTGCAAAACAAGAACAGTATAGTAAATATCTCAAAAAACTACATCAAGATTTTATAGACTCTTGGAATGAAAAACCTCAGACTCATTCAAAACTGGAGGATTTCGATACTCAGAAAATATTAGGTACTGGAGCATTTGGAGTAGTATATTTAACTAAACATTTAGGCACCGGCAAGTTTTACGCTATGAAAATGTTagaaaaggaaaaaatagtgaagttaaAGCAAATTGAACACAGTTACTATGAAAAGAAAATACTATGCGGCTTAAATTTTCCGTTCTGCGTttacatgaaatattttttcaaggACAATGTATACTTGTACTATATTTTGCCGTACGTAGCTGGAGGAGAAATGTTCTCGCACCTTCGTAAATTGGGGAAATTCGAAGAAACGTCTTCGAGATTTTATGGCGCTCAAGTTATTCTGGCGCTTGAATATTTGCATGCTTGTGAACTAGTTTATCGAGATTTAAAGccggaaaatattttaatagaacgAACTGGATATATCAAATTAACTGATTTCGGGTTTTGCAAGTTAGTCAGAGGTAGAACCTGGACTCTTTGTGGTACTCCGGAATATTTAGCGCCTGAAATCATTTTGAGCAAAGGCTACGGTATGTCAGTTGACTGGTGGTCTCTTGGTGTTCTTTTGTTTGAAATGAGTGCTGGTCATCCACCATTTTATGCATCGGATCCTATGAGAATTTATGAGAAAATTGTAGCTGGAAAATATCGATGTCCAAGTCACTTTTCGCCAGAATTGAAAGATTTGGTATCACGTATTTTACAGATTGATATAACTAGACGTTTAGGTAATTTAAAAAGCGGTGCTCtagattttaaaaatcataaatggTTTCGCGAAATTGAGTGGGATAACTTACTGAATTGTCGTTTTCCTGCACCTTTTATACCTAAAATTCGCTCTCCAGGTGATTCATCTTATTTCGAAAACTATgatgaagaaaaaataaaggaaAGTCCAGTTTGTTTGTATGAGGAAGAATTTGctgatttttga